In a genomic window of Bosea sp. F3-2:
- a CDS encoding Ldh family oxidoreductase produces MAALPRMMELPELDALVRRALVRAGMAEAHAGHVARGIVACERDGARSHGLLRLPGFVHSLQIGWADGRAEPVCTCETESQLRFDARNGFAQVVLAQARARLVEKARRNGVATLLSGNSHHFAALWPDIEDFAAEGLVAFACVNSKKRMAAWGGGRPVLGTNAMAFAAPRPDGPPLVWDQSSSVLSQGDVLLAAKEGREVAPGIGCDAQGRPTTSPEAILGGGALLPFAGPKGASLAVMVEVLAAALTGGPFGFEDRSPAGGATTSLGGQFLLVVDPGVGGSDFAGRMQALTAALLEAGAERMPGDRRYAARRRALAEGVALDVGPLEMLITLAGG; encoded by the coding sequence ATGGCTGCCCTTCCGCGAATGATGGAGCTTCCAGAGCTCGACGCGCTCGTGCGCCGCGCGCTGGTGCGCGCCGGGATGGCCGAGGCCCATGCCGGCCATGTGGCACGCGGGATCGTCGCCTGCGAACGCGACGGCGCGCGCAGCCACGGCCTCCTGCGCCTTCCCGGCTTCGTCCATTCCCTACAGATCGGCTGGGCGGACGGACGGGCCGAGCCCGTCTGCACCTGCGAGACCGAGAGCCAGCTCCGCTTCGACGCGCGCAACGGCTTCGCGCAGGTCGTGCTGGCGCAGGCCCGCGCGCGGTTGGTCGAGAAGGCCCGGCGCAACGGCGTGGCGACGCTGCTCTCCGGAAATTCGCACCATTTCGCTGCGCTCTGGCCCGATATCGAGGATTTCGCGGCGGAAGGGCTCGTGGCCTTCGCCTGCGTCAATTCGAAGAAGCGCATGGCCGCCTGGGGCGGCGGTCGGCCCGTTTTGGGCACGAACGCCATGGCCTTCGCCGCGCCGCGGCCGGACGGCCCGCCGCTGGTCTGGGACCAGTCGTCAAGCGTGCTTTCGCAGGGCGACGTGCTCCTCGCCGCCAAGGAGGGGCGGGAGGTCGCGCCGGGCATCGGCTGCGACGCACAGGGCCGTCCGACCACCTCGCCCGAAGCCATCCTCGGAGGCGGGGCGCTGCTGCCCTTCGCCGGGCCCAAGGGGGCGTCGCTGGCGGTGATGGTCGAGGTGCTCGCGGCAGCGCTGACTGGCGGACCCTTCGGCTTTGAGGACCGTTCGCCGGCCGGTGGCGCGACGACGTCGCTTGGCGGTCAGTTCCTGCTCGTTGTCGATCCCGGCGTCGGTGGAAGCGATTTCGCCGGGCGGATGCAGGCTCTGACGGCGGCGCTGCTGGAAGCCGGGGCCGAGCGCATGCCGGGGGACCGGCGCTATGCTGCGCGCCGACGAGCGCTCGCCGAGGGCGTCGCGCTCGATGTCGGCCCCCTCGAGATGTTGATCACCTTGGCCGGCGGTTGA